One region of Candidatus Methylomirabilis sp. genomic DNA includes:
- a CDS encoding type II toxin-antitoxin system prevent-host-death family antitoxin: MKAVAVSELKASLSRFLAAVKEGEEVIVTDRGKPVAKLVPVTRDKTDRPPHLLALERAGMVKIGAGGLPHGFWDLPRPKDPKNRALEALLQERAESR; encoded by the coding sequence ATGAAGGCCGTTGCTGTGTCTGAACTGAAAGCCTCGCTGAGCAGATTTCTCGCCGCAGTCAAGGAAGGCGAGGAGGTCATCGTAACTGATAGGGGGAAGCCGGTCGCCAAGCTGGTCCCTGTCACACGGGACAAAACAGATCGGCCGCCCCATCTCCTGGCACTTGAGCGCGCGGGAATGGTCAAAATCGGAGCAGGTGGACTACCCCATGGATTCTGGGACCTTCCACGACCGAAAGACCCCAAGAATCGTGCCCTGGAGGCACTCTTGCAAGAACGAGCGGAATCCCGGTGA
- a CDS encoding type II toxin-antitoxin system VapC family toxin produces the protein MKFWDASALIPLYFEGPQTKAIRAIAKADGDIVAWWGSPIECFSAFARLRREGFLTPQGEDQIRHLLVLLSDAWTEIEPSAEVRVIAARLLLAHPLRAADSLQLAAGLVWAGTTPRGHHFVCLDHRLRDAARTEGFALLPA, from the coding sequence GTGAAATTCTGGGACGCTTCGGCCCTTATTCCCCTGTACTTTGAAGGTCCGCAGACCAAGGCCATCCGTGCCATCGCGAAAGCCGACGGGGATATCGTCGCCTGGTGGGGAAGCCCCATTGAATGCTTTTCAGCGTTTGCACGGCTACGGCGGGAGGGGTTCTTGACGCCTCAGGGGGAGGATCAGATTCGTCACCTACTGGTCCTGTTGTCAGATGCATGGACAGAGATTGAGCCGAGCGCCGAAGTACGGGTCATTGCCGCACGGCTTCTCCTCGCGCATCCTTTACGCGCGGCTGATTCCCTTCAATTGGCTGCCGGTCTTGTATGGGCCGGCACAACACCCAGGGGCCACCACTTTGTCTGCCTCGATCACAGGTTGAGGGACGCAGCCAGAACTGAAGGGTTTGCGCTGCTTCCTGCATGA
- a CDS encoding addiction module protein, translated as MARTVDTLAAEIHDLPDVEKLRLVDAILADLDRPDPEIDRVWAEEARKRWEAYKAGRATTVPYETVMAKHRRS; from the coding sequence ATGGCCAGGACAGTGGACACACTTGCAGCGGAGATTCATGATCTGCCAGACGTAGAGAAATTACGGCTGGTGGATGCCATCCTGGCGGACTTGGATAGGCCGGATCCGGAGATCGACCGGGTGTGGGCGGAGGAGGCGCGCAAGCGCTGGGAAGCTTACAAGGCCGGACGGGCCACGACGGTACCCTATGAGACCGTGATGGCCAAGCATCGCCGCTCGTGA
- a CDS encoding 2-dehydropantoate 2-reductase, with translation MKVAVVGVGAVGGYFGGLLAKGGADVTFIARGKHLEALRARDLTVKSGKGDFAIRVCATDDPAEVGPVDLVLFCVKSYDTGTAIRQTLPMVGRESIVLSLQNGIDNEEKIASLVGKEKVLAGVAYIGASMLGPGVVCQQESGRIVFGELDGGLSERVIRLKAFFDQYGLPAEGSPDMKKILWAKLAWNAPFNAINTLVGGPVKVILENPHTFELARRVTEEVVTVANASGVRLALAEVWERNIKFSRSYDVKTSMLQDLEAGKPLEYEALNGVIVKKAAGLGLTTPCNFALYALLSGLQVTS, from the coding sequence ATGAAGGTGGCGGTGGTGGGGGTGGGGGCGGTCGGAGGCTACTTTGGCGGCCTGCTGGCCAAGGGGGGCGCCGATGTGACCTTCATCGCCCGAGGGAAGCACCTGGAAGCGCTCAGGGCGAGGGACCTCACGGTCAAGAGCGGGAAGGGGGACTTCGCTATTCGTGTCTGCGCCACTGATGATCCGGCGGAGGTTGGTCCTGTCGATCTGGTCCTCTTCTGCGTAAAATCGTACGATACCGGGACGGCCATTCGCCAGACGCTCCCAATGGTCGGACGGGAGAGCATCGTCCTGTCGCTGCAGAACGGCATCGACAACGAGGAAAAGATCGCGTCCCTCGTTGGAAAGGAGAAGGTACTCGCGGGAGTCGCCTACATCGGGGCGAGCATGCTGGGGCCTGGAGTAGTGTGCCAGCAGGAATCAGGAAGGATCGTCTTCGGGGAGCTCGACGGCGGCCTCAGCGAACGGGTCATCAGACTCAAAGCATTCTTTGACCAATACGGCCTGCCCGCTGAAGGCTCCCCTGACATGAAAAAAATCCTGTGGGCGAAGCTCGCCTGGAACGCCCCTTTCAACGCCATCAATACGCTGGTCGGCGGCCCGGTCAAGGTGATCCTTGAGAACCCCCACACCTTCGAGTTAGCGAGGCGGGTGACGGAGGAGGTCGTCACTGTGGCGAACGCCTCAGGGGTTCGTCTTGCCTTAGCGGAGGTATGGGAGCGGAATATCAAGTTCTCCCGAAGCTACGACGTCAAGACCTCGATGCTCCAAGACCTGGAGGCAGGCAAGCCTTTGGAGTATGAAGCCCTGAATGGCGTCATTGTCAAGAAGGCGGCCGGGCTCGGCCTGACCACCCCCTGCAACTTCGCCCTCTATGCCCTCCTGTCCGGGCTTCAGGTCACGAGTTGA